One region of Laspinema palackyanum D2c genomic DNA includes:
- a CDS encoding putative toxin-antitoxin system toxin component, PIN family, with protein sequence MNPKLIVIDTTVLISAVLSPEGTARKVLNRVYESFKIAQSDETYQELETRIYKRKFDKYISDEEREDFLRVVKHYSQLVKVESQVEICRDVEDNKFLELAIDANAVFLNYWRSRFIILKNPI encoded by the coding sequence ATGAATCCTAAGCTGATTGTAATTGATACCACTGTTTTAATTAGTGCGGTTTTGAGTCCAGAAGGAACTGCACGAAAAGTCTTAAATCGGGTTTATGAGAGCTTTAAAATTGCTCAAAGTGATGAAACCTATCAAGAATTAGAAACAAGGATTTACAAACGCAAATTTGATAAATATATTTCCGATGAAGAACGAGAAGATTTCTTGAGAGTCGTCAAACATTATAGTCAATTGGTCAAGGTGGAATCTCAAGTTGAGATTTGTCGAGATGTTGAGGACAATAAATTTTTAGAATTAGCGATCGATGCTAACGCCGTATTTCTGAATTACTGGCGATCGCGATTTATTATCCTTAAAAACCCAATTTGA